From Microbacterium invictum, the proteins below share one genomic window:
- a CDS encoding ABC transporter substrate-binding protein has product MNRIPTHRRAGRIAAAVAGTVAAAVVLAGCGGAASPAPSDGSPADIDPAGTIEAGISYALSGSFDPMIASGAVTVAANWHIFEGLVDLDPVTKEPYAALAADLPTQVDETTYDIDIREGATFHNGDPVTAEDVVYSYERVLDPASESLFTTYINFIDTVTAVDEDTVEITTKFPYSLLNDRLGIVKIVPKAVVEADAEDFGAHPVGSGPYALVSAVPEDKVVFEAYEDYNGPRPAKAAGMNWNLLADSAARVTAMSSGTIQAMEDVPYIDVDTLASTVDVDSVQSFGLLFMMFNTDAAPFDDVRVRQAFFYALDMDKIIETGMLGNATAASSFLPESYPNYNEASTVYTYDPDKAESLLSDAGVSDLSITLLTTDTGWVKEVAPLIKESLDAIGVDVTLEVSQSAAAYAKVDSGDYTVMVAPGDPSVFGSDPDLLMNWWYGDNVWTNTRTNWSDTDEYAQLRTLLDAAVQEEGDAQQQTWNQAFDLIADEAVLYPLFHRKLPTAWNDQALVDFAPVPTTGLSFLDVGVAAG; this is encoded by the coding sequence ATGAATCGAATCCCCACCCACCGTCGGGCGGGTCGTATCGCAGCCGCCGTGGCGGGCACCGTTGCCGCCGCCGTCGTGCTGGCAGGCTGCGGTGGCGCGGCATCGCCCGCCCCCTCGGACGGATCCCCCGCCGACATCGATCCCGCCGGGACGATCGAAGCGGGAATCTCGTACGCGCTCAGCGGCAGCTTCGACCCGATGATCGCCTCGGGTGCGGTCACCGTCGCGGCGAACTGGCACATCTTCGAAGGGCTCGTCGACCTCGACCCCGTCACGAAGGAGCCGTACGCGGCGCTCGCCGCCGACCTGCCCACCCAGGTCGACGAGACCACCTACGACATCGACATCCGCGAGGGCGCGACGTTCCACAACGGCGACCCGGTCACCGCGGAGGACGTCGTCTACAGCTACGAGCGCGTCCTCGATCCGGCCAGCGAGTCGCTGTTCACGACCTACATCAACTTCATCGACACGGTCACCGCCGTCGACGAGGACACCGTCGAGATCACCACGAAGTTCCCGTACTCGCTGCTCAACGACCGGCTCGGGATCGTCAAGATCGTCCCGAAGGCAGTGGTCGAGGCAGACGCCGAGGACTTCGGTGCCCACCCGGTGGGTTCCGGTCCGTACGCCCTCGTCTCGGCGGTCCCGGAGGACAAGGTCGTCTTCGAGGCGTACGAGGACTACAACGGTCCGCGTCCCGCGAAGGCCGCCGGCATGAACTGGAACCTGCTCGCCGACTCGGCCGCACGCGTCACGGCCATGTCCTCGGGCACGATCCAGGCGATGGAGGACGTCCCGTACATCGACGTCGACACGCTCGCGTCCACCGTCGATGTCGACAGCGTCCAGTCGTTCGGGCTGCTGTTCATGATGTTCAACACCGACGCCGCGCCGTTCGACGACGTGCGCGTGCGCCAGGCGTTCTTCTACGCCCTCGACATGGACAAGATCATCGAGACCGGCATGCTCGGCAACGCCACCGCCGCGTCCTCGTTCCTGCCGGAGAGCTACCCGAACTACAACGAGGCATCCACGGTCTACACGTACGACCCCGACAAGGCGGAGTCGCTGCTCAGCGACGCCGGCGTCTCGGACCTGTCGATCACGCTGCTGACCACCGACACCGGCTGGGTGAAGGAAGTCGCGCCGCTGATCAAGGAGTCGCTGGACGCGATCGGCGTGGATGTGACCCTCGAGGTCAGCCAGTCCGCCGCCGCGTACGCCAAGGTCGACTCGGGCGACTACACCGTCATGGTCGCCCCCGGAGACCCGTCGGTCTTCGGCAGCGACCCCGACCTGCTGATGAACTGGTGGTATGGCGACAACGTGTGGACGAACACCCGCACCAACTGGTCGGACACCGACGAGTACGCGCAGCTGCGCACTCTGCTCGACGCCGCCGTCCAGGAAGAAGGCGACGCGCAGCAGCAGACCTGGAACCAGGCGTTCGACCTGATCGCCGATGAGGCCGTGCTGTACCCGCTGTTCCACCGCAAGCTCCCCACCGCCTGGAACGATCAGGCGCTGGTGGACTTCGCGCCGGTCCCCACCACCGGGCTGTCGTTCCTCGACGTCGGCGTCGCCGCCGGCTGA
- a CDS encoding ABC transporter ATP-binding protein — MSSPGLIDVREVGKTYRGGVRALDGVTLSVAAGEVYGLVGPNGAGKTTLLRMMTGLVATTSGRVRVGDGRVDAGVGSLIESPAFYPSMSGRQNLTLLCTYWSLPARAAERALGQVGLSVRDGRRPYRQYSLGMKQRLGIAAALLGEPRIVVLDEPTNGLDPESIASVRDTVRGLRDRGCAVVLSSHLLGEVEQVADRVGILVSGHLIAEGTVDELGRRVRAHRGVDVEVDDADAALTAGRQHGLAATALAGGRVRFDLDDATQPWEVNAMLVAAGVHVNALAEVGDSLEETFFGLISESTPLERSRS; from the coding sequence ATGAGCTCCCCCGGGTTGATCGACGTACGAGAAGTCGGCAAGACGTATCGCGGCGGCGTCCGTGCGCTCGACGGGGTGACCCTGAGCGTCGCCGCGGGCGAGGTGTACGGGCTCGTCGGCCCGAACGGCGCGGGGAAGACCACGCTGCTGCGCATGATGACCGGGCTGGTCGCGACGACGAGCGGCCGTGTCCGCGTCGGCGATGGGCGAGTGGATGCCGGTGTCGGGTCGCTCATTGAATCGCCGGCCTTCTATCCCTCGATGTCGGGACGGCAGAACCTGACGCTGCTGTGCACGTACTGGTCCCTGCCGGCACGCGCCGCGGAACGGGCGCTCGGGCAGGTCGGGCTGAGCGTGCGCGATGGCCGGCGTCCCTATCGCCAGTACTCACTCGGCATGAAGCAGCGCCTCGGCATCGCTGCCGCGCTGCTGGGCGAGCCGCGCATCGTCGTGCTCGACGAGCCGACCAACGGGCTCGACCCGGAATCGATCGCGAGCGTGCGCGACACCGTGCGGGGGCTCCGCGACCGCGGATGCGCGGTCGTGCTGTCGAGTCATCTGCTCGGCGAGGTGGAGCAGGTCGCCGACCGCGTCGGCATCCTGGTGTCGGGCCACCTCATCGCCGAGGGCACGGTGGACGAGCTCGGCCGCCGGGTCCGGGCGCACCGCGGCGTCGACGTGGAAGTCGACGACGCCGACGCGGCTCTCACGGCCGGCCGGCAGCACGGCCTGGCCGCGACCGCGCTGGCTGGCGGTCGCGTGCGATTCGACCTGGACGACGCCACCCAGCCGTGGGAGGTCAACGCGATGCTCGTCGCGGCGGGGGTGCATGTGAACGCCCTGGCCGAGGTCGGCGACTCGCTCGAGGAGACATTCTTCGGCCTGATCTCCGAATCCACTCCGCTCGAGAGGAGCCGGTCATGA
- a CDS encoding ABC transporter ATP-binding protein: MTEPIIELQDVHVRFKTRTSGLFQKSYVDALAGVSFTVTRGQTLGIVGESGSGKSTAAKVLVGLEQPTSGRVVFAGEPVTTFTRSVRRRLGRILSVVFQDPATALNARMTIRDALLDPMQVHRIGSPAERDRRVRELIGLVGLPKSALDALPSQLSGGQRQRVAIARALALDPQVIVADEPTSALDVSVRAQILNLLTDLKNELGLGMVFISHDIQTVRYLSDEIAVMNKGRVVEYGDAAEIFENPADPYTRSLLGAAPSLLGAHPLS, encoded by the coding sequence ATGACCGAGCCGATCATCGAGCTGCAGGACGTCCACGTCCGTTTCAAGACGCGCACGTCGGGCCTGTTCCAGAAGAGCTACGTCGACGCGCTGGCGGGCGTCTCGTTCACGGTGACCCGCGGGCAGACGCTCGGCATCGTGGGGGAGTCGGGGTCGGGCAAGTCGACCGCGGCGAAGGTGCTCGTCGGGCTCGAACAGCCCACGAGCGGTCGGGTGGTGTTCGCCGGCGAACCGGTGACCACCTTCACCCGCAGCGTGCGACGGCGTCTGGGCCGCATCCTGTCGGTCGTCTTCCAAGACCCGGCCACCGCCCTCAACGCACGCATGACGATCCGCGACGCGCTGCTGGACCCGATGCAGGTGCACCGCATCGGCTCTCCCGCCGAACGCGACCGGCGCGTGCGCGAGCTGATCGGACTCGTCGGTCTGCCGAAGTCCGCGCTCGACGCGCTGCCCAGCCAGCTGTCCGGCGGGCAGCGTCAGCGGGTGGCGATCGCCCGGGCGCTGGCGCTGGATCCGCAGGTGATCGTCGCCGACGAGCCGACCTCCGCACTGGATGTCTCGGTGCGCGCGCAGATCCTGAATCTCCTCACCGACCTCAAGAACGAGCTCGGACTGGGAATGGTCTTCATCTCGCACGACATCCAGACCGTCCGCTACCTCTCCGATGAGATCGCCGTCATGAACAAGGGGCGGGTCGTCGAGTACGGCGACGCCGCCGAGATCTTCGAGAACCCGGCCGACCCGTACACCCGTTCCCTGCTCGGCGCCGCTCCGTCGCTGCTGGGCGCCCACCCTCTCTCCTGA
- a CDS encoding transcriptional regulator, translating to MDELDPVIHVQARLRIVTILDTLGAGDSLSFPRLQALLGATSGNLATHLRKLEDSDYIRVRKVIEGRAPVTYIALTDDGRHAFRRYKKNLRALLEETS from the coding sequence ATGGATGAGCTCGACCCCGTCATCCACGTGCAGGCGCGATTGCGCATCGTGACGATCCTCGACACCCTGGGCGCGGGCGATTCGCTGTCCTTCCCTCGGCTGCAGGCGCTGCTCGGCGCCACGTCCGGCAACCTCGCCACGCACCTGCGCAAACTCGAGGACAGCGACTACATCCGGGTGCGCAAGGTGATCGAAGGCCGCGCTCCGGTCACCTACATCGCCCTGACCGACGACGGCCGGCACGCCTTTCGGCGGTACAAGAAGAACCTTCGGGCGCTGCTCGAAGAGACCAGCTGA
- a CDS encoding FadR/GntR family transcriptional regulator: protein MSLPDTRGARMRRSTTADQIKELILTRDLKPGDPLPTEAELCETLDVSRSSVREAIRTLSTLDIVNVRHGHGTYVGAMSLDPMVQALVFRGVLSPDGSLEALREVVEVRLALDLAMAERVVEGAQTVDESELRGLVAEMVDKAERGEMFLEADRSFHTQLFGVIGNHLAQQLVGAFWDVHTAVIPQLGLAIPADIHDTARAHGDMLDAALNGDVDAYRRAVVEHYRPIQRSLSAVTR, encoded by the coding sequence ATGTCATTGCCCGATACGCGCGGGGCGCGGATGCGCCGATCGACCACGGCGGACCAGATCAAAGAGCTGATCCTCACGCGCGATCTCAAGCCCGGGGATCCCCTGCCCACCGAGGCCGAGCTGTGCGAGACGCTCGATGTCTCGCGGTCATCGGTCCGAGAGGCGATCCGCACCCTGTCGACACTCGACATCGTCAACGTGCGCCACGGGCACGGCACCTACGTCGGCGCGATGTCGCTGGATCCGATGGTGCAGGCGCTCGTGTTCCGTGGGGTCCTCTCCCCCGACGGTTCGCTCGAAGCCCTGCGTGAAGTGGTCGAGGTGCGCCTCGCACTCGATCTCGCGATGGCCGAGCGCGTCGTCGAGGGCGCGCAGACCGTCGACGAGTCGGAGCTGCGCGGGCTCGTGGCCGAGATGGTCGACAAGGCCGAGCGCGGCGAGATGTTCCTCGAGGCCGACCGCTCCTTCCACACCCAGCTGTTCGGTGTGATCGGCAACCACCTCGCCCAGCAGCTGGTGGGTGCCTTCTGGGACGTCCACACGGCGGTCATCCCGCAGCTTGGGCTGGCCATTCCCGCCGACATCCACGACACGGCCCGAGCGCACGGCGACATGCTCGATGCGGCGCTGAACGGTGACGTCGACGCCTACCGGCGGGCCGTCGTCGAGCACTATCGCCCGATCCAGCGATCACTGTCCGCGGTCACGCGCTGA
- a CDS encoding dipeptide/oligopeptide/nickel ABC transporter permease/ATP-binding protein — MRRKLTERLSTPGLRLGGLSAGSIVCLVIVAIIALAAIFAPLVAPYDPLASGPPVQPPSPEHWFGTDRQGRDIFSRLVYGGRYSLTIGLGATFCALIVAAVLGAIAATAPKWIAETLMRVMDVVMSFPGIALAAVFVAVFGKSLPVLIFTIAFLYVPQLTRIVRANILDQYGEDYVSAVRVMGASTPRIVITHVARNTMAPVLVFATVLVADAIVFEASLSFLQAGVPDPEPSWGNVIAAGRNLLMSGAWWATFFPGLLIMITVLCLNILSEGMTDAMVAPRARKLSAEAVSTEESTTVLEAAQAPAGDDISAAEAADGRAFDGIDTPIVTVTTPTLAATTPVVPLEERLAELREIELDRIDRLVYTSDAAPLLEVRDLSISFPRHGDVNVVDHVSFTVRPDETMALVGESGCGKSITSLAIMGLLDPRANITGEILFDGVNLLTMPAKERNRLLGHDIAMIYQDALSSLNPAMLIRSQMKQLTTRGGTRTAEDLLTLVGLDPKRTLASYPHELSGGQRQRVLIAMALTRNPRLVIADEPTTALDVTVQAQVVDLLNSLREELGFAMLFVSHDLALVAELAHRITVMYAGQVVEQGTTRELLTQPVHEYTRGLLGAVLSIESGSDRLHQVRGTVPSPRDFPKGDRFAPRSSNPARNRGITPVRRRIEGTEHFYSAHPDDAPVSPIGGAR; from the coding sequence ATGCGACGCAAACTGACTGAACGACTGTCCACTCCGGGCCTGCGGCTGGGCGGCCTGTCGGCCGGATCGATCGTCTGCCTGGTGATCGTCGCGATCATCGCCCTGGCCGCGATCTTCGCCCCGCTGGTGGCCCCATACGACCCGCTCGCCTCCGGCCCGCCCGTCCAGCCGCCGAGCCCCGAGCACTGGTTCGGCACCGACCGGCAGGGCCGCGACATCTTCTCGCGGCTCGTGTACGGCGGCCGCTACTCGCTGACCATCGGCCTGGGCGCGACCTTCTGCGCGCTCATCGTCGCCGCCGTGCTCGGAGCGATCGCGGCGACCGCGCCGAAGTGGATCGCAGAGACGCTCATGCGCGTCATGGACGTGGTCATGTCGTTCCCCGGCATCGCCCTGGCCGCCGTGTTCGTCGCGGTGTTCGGTAAGTCGCTGCCGGTGCTGATCTTCACGATCGCGTTCCTCTACGTCCCCCAGCTCACACGCATCGTCCGCGCCAACATCCTCGACCAGTACGGCGAGGACTATGTGTCGGCCGTGCGGGTCATGGGAGCCTCGACCCCGCGGATCGTGATCACGCACGTCGCCCGCAACACGATGGCCCCGGTGCTCGTGTTCGCCACGGTCCTCGTCGCCGACGCGATCGTCTTCGAGGCCTCGCTGTCGTTCCTGCAGGCGGGCGTCCCCGACCCCGAGCCCTCGTGGGGCAACGTGATCGCCGCCGGCCGCAACCTGCTCATGAGCGGCGCCTGGTGGGCGACCTTCTTCCCCGGCCTGCTGATCATGATCACCGTGCTGTGCCTGAACATCCTCTCCGAGGGGATGACGGATGCCATGGTCGCCCCGCGTGCACGCAAGCTGTCGGCCGAAGCGGTCTCGACCGAGGAGTCGACCACCGTACTCGAGGCGGCGCAGGCGCCTGCCGGTGACGACATCTCCGCCGCCGAGGCGGCCGACGGCCGCGCATTCGACGGCATCGATACGCCGATCGTGACCGTGACCACCCCGACGCTCGCAGCGACGACCCCGGTGGTTCCGCTCGAAGAGCGCCTGGCCGAGCTCCGCGAGATCGAGCTCGATCGCATCGACCGGCTCGTCTACACCTCCGATGCGGCGCCTCTGCTCGAGGTCCGGGATCTGTCGATCTCGTTCCCGCGGCACGGCGACGTCAACGTCGTCGACCACGTGAGCTTCACGGTGCGGCCCGACGAGACGATGGCGCTGGTCGGTGAGTCCGGCTGTGGAAAGTCGATCACGTCGCTCGCGATCATGGGCCTGCTCGACCCCCGGGCGAACATCACCGGCGAGATCCTCTTCGACGGGGTGAACCTGCTGACGATGCCCGCCAAGGAGCGCAACCGGCTGCTGGGGCACGACATCGCGATGATCTATCAGGACGCGCTGAGCTCGCTGAACCCGGCGATGCTGATCCGCTCGCAGATGAAGCAGCTCACCACACGCGGCGGTACGCGCACCGCCGAAGATCTGCTGACCCTCGTCGGTCTCGATCCGAAGCGCACGCTCGCGTCCTACCCGCACGAGCTGTCGGGTGGCCAGCGTCAGCGCGTGCTCATCGCCATGGCGCTGACACGCAACCCGCGCCTCGTCATCGCCGATGAGCCCACCACGGCGCTCGACGTGACGGTGCAGGCACAGGTCGTCGACCTGCTCAACTCGCTGCGCGAGGAGCTCGGCTTCGCGATGCTGTTCGTCTCGCACGACCTGGCCCTCGTCGCCGAGCTCGCCCACCGGATCACGGTGATGTACGCGGGCCAGGTGGTCGAGCAGGGCACGACGCGCGAACTGCTCACCCAGCCCGTGCACGAATACACGCGAGGGCTCCTGGGCGCGGTGCTGTCGATCGAGTCCGGCTCCGACCGTCTGCACCAGGTGCGCGGCACGGTGCCGTCGCCCCGGGACTTCCCGAAGGGCGACCGGTTCGCACCGCGCTCGTCGAACCCGGCCCGCAACCGCGGAATCACCCCGGTGCGGCGCCGGATCGAGGGCACCGAGCACTTCTACTCCGCGCACCCCGACGATGCGCCCGTCTCACCGATCGGAGGCGCACGATGA
- a CDS encoding ROK family protein, with amino-acid sequence MHEVVVAVDIGGTKTAVALTDRAARVLDTVVAPTPAGDGPDAIVAAIARMAEGLIDAAGDVAVCGVGVGTAGVVDTTTGSIISSTDTIAGWTGTPLATRLRTALAARLPADAVVLVQNDVDAHALGEARFGAAAGARSALIVAVGTGIGAGIILDGHPLRGYRHVAGELAHVPVPGAEGLRCPCGRDGHLEAIGSGVGMHRHYLALGGDDTVADARQLVVRAADGDPVARRALADSAAAVGCAIASAVTLLDPERVVVTGGVPDIGATWWNPMRAAYRAEVIDVLQDVPLVAGQLGGQAPLRGAAASAWERIGGAS; translated from the coding sequence ATGCACGAGGTCGTCGTCGCCGTCGACATCGGCGGAACCAAGACGGCGGTGGCGCTGACCGATCGTGCCGCGCGCGTGCTCGACACCGTCGTCGCGCCGACACCCGCAGGGGACGGCCCCGACGCGATCGTCGCGGCGATCGCCCGGATGGCTGAAGGACTCATCGACGCCGCCGGCGATGTCGCCGTCTGCGGCGTCGGCGTCGGAACGGCCGGGGTGGTCGACACGACGACCGGGTCGATCATCTCGTCGACCGACACGATCGCCGGATGGACGGGAACTCCGCTGGCAACGCGGCTTCGGACGGCGCTGGCCGCGCGACTGCCGGCGGACGCCGTCGTGCTCGTGCAGAACGACGTCGACGCCCACGCGCTGGGCGAAGCCCGCTTCGGGGCTGCGGCGGGCGCCCGAAGCGCGCTCATCGTGGCGGTCGGCACAGGGATCGGCGCAGGCATCATCCTCGACGGTCACCCGCTGCGCGGGTACCGCCACGTCGCCGGAGAGCTGGCTCACGTTCCCGTACCGGGCGCCGAGGGGCTGCGCTGCCCGTGCGGGCGGGACGGCCACCTCGAAGCCATCGGCTCGGGCGTCGGCATGCACCGCCACTACCTCGCCCTCGGGGGCGATGACACCGTCGCCGATGCCCGGCAGCTGGTCGTCAGAGCCGCCGACGGCGACCCCGTCGCGCGGCGCGCTCTGGCCGACTCCGCCGCCGCGGTCGGGTGCGCGATCGCGAGCGCCGTCACCCTGCTCGACCCCGAGCGCGTGGTCGTCACCGGCGGGGTCCCGGACATCGGCGCGACGTGGTGGAACCCGATGCGCGCCGCCTACCGGGCAGAGGTGATCGACGTGCTGCAGGATGTCCCGCTCGTGGCCGGGCAGCTCGGCGGCCAGGCGCCGCTGCGCGGAGCGGCGGCGTCGGCGTGGGAACGAATCGGAGGAGCATCATGA
- a CDS encoding dihydrodipicolinate synthase family protein: protein MSHTSSAVARFTGVVPPVATPLNLDGTVDHASLERLVDHLIESGVHGLFALGSTGETAYFTDDQRVAIARTIVAAAGGRVPVIAGAIELTSTRIAELGRKLSATGVDAIVTTAPLYTLNSATEVGAHFRAIAAGIDVPLWAYDVPVRVHTKLGLDLLMQLAADGTIHGVKDSSGDDVGFRRLIAANNAAGHPLQLLTGHEVVVDAMALAGADGVVPGLANVEAAGYVRLWDAVTRGDWTAARAEQERINSIFEIVFQPRGLSGDATGVGAFKAAMKARGLITTATMASTVETLDDDALERINEILSALDLMPVAS, encoded by the coding sequence ATGTCGCACACCTCCTCCGCCGTCGCCCGATTCACCGGCGTCGTTCCCCCCGTCGCCACCCCGCTGAACCTCGACGGCACCGTCGATCACGCCTCGCTCGAGCGCCTCGTCGATCACCTCATCGAGTCGGGCGTCCACGGACTGTTCGCCCTGGGCTCCACCGGCGAGACCGCGTACTTCACCGATGACCAGCGGGTGGCGATCGCCCGCACCATCGTGGCCGCTGCCGGCGGCCGCGTGCCGGTGATCGCCGGCGCGATCGAGCTCACCTCGACGCGCATCGCCGAACTCGGCCGCAAGCTCAGCGCCACCGGCGTCGACGCGATCGTCACCACCGCGCCGCTGTACACGCTGAACTCGGCCACCGAGGTCGGCGCGCACTTCCGCGCGATCGCCGCGGGCATCGATGTGCCGCTGTGGGCATACGACGTCCCGGTTCGCGTGCACACCAAGCTCGGCCTCGACCTGCTCATGCAGCTCGCGGCCGACGGCACCATCCACGGTGTCAAGGACTCGTCCGGTGACGATGTCGGATTCCGCCGCCTCATCGCCGCGAACAACGCCGCCGGCCACCCGCTGCAGCTGCTGACCGGACACGAGGTCGTCGTCGATGCGATGGCACTGGCCGGCGCCGATGGGGTCGTCCCGGGCCTGGCCAACGTCGAGGCGGCCGGCTATGTGCGGCTGTGGGATGCCGTGACGCGAGGCGACTGGACCGCGGCGCGCGCGGAGCAGGAGCGCATCAACAGCATCTTCGAGATCGTGTTCCAGCCGCGCGGCCTGTCGGGCGACGCCACCGGCGTCGGCGCGTTCAAGGCTGCCATGAAGGCGCGGGGTCTGATCACGACCGCGACGATGGCATCGACCGTCGAAACGCTTGACGACGATGCGCTCGAGCGGATCAACGAGATCCTCTCCGCGCTCGACCTGATGCCCGTCGCGTCCTGA
- a CDS encoding ABC transporter permease subunit, with protein sequence MSNTLRLIGRRLLQLPLMILGITFLVFFVMSFSPVDPARTALGETASPAALEAYRDANGLNDPLFVRYINFLVGLLHGDLGTYSARSLPVGDEVARAFPITISLTFLGLLIAVVVAFILGVVAAVYRDRWPDQAIRILGVASLSTPSFWLAILLIQLFTLQLGMLPASGPLPPFAEDPGGWLARMTLPAVALAVPVIGQLSRVVRTSMVEELDRDYVRTALGAGISRTIVVGRNVLRNALITPVTVLGLRVGYLLGGAVVIEVIFAIPGMGTLILNGVTNNEPNLVQGVTLAVALAFVVINVIVDLLYVLINPRIRAV encoded by the coding sequence GTGTCCAACACGCTCCGCCTCATCGGCAGACGCCTTCTGCAGCTGCCGCTGATGATCCTCGGCATCACGTTCCTCGTCTTCTTCGTGATGTCGTTCTCCCCGGTGGATCCGGCGCGCACGGCCCTCGGCGAGACGGCATCGCCGGCAGCCCTCGAGGCCTACCGCGACGCGAACGGCCTCAACGATCCACTGTTCGTGAGGTACATCAACTTCCTCGTCGGACTGCTGCACGGCGATCTCGGAACCTACTCGGCACGCAGCCTCCCGGTGGGCGACGAAGTGGCCCGCGCGTTCCCGATCACCATCTCGCTGACCTTCCTCGGTCTGCTGATCGCCGTGGTCGTCGCCTTCATCCTCGGCGTCGTCGCCGCGGTCTACCGCGACCGGTGGCCCGACCAGGCCATCCGCATCCTGGGCGTGGCGTCGCTGTCGACCCCGTCGTTCTGGCTCGCGATCCTGCTCATCCAGCTCTTCACCCTGCAGCTCGGCATGCTTCCGGCATCCGGCCCCTTGCCGCCCTTCGCCGAAGACCCCGGCGGATGGCTGGCCCGCATGACATTGCCCGCGGTGGCCCTGGCCGTTCCCGTCATCGGACAGCTCTCGCGCGTGGTGCGGACCTCCATGGTCGAAGAGCTCGACCGCGACTACGTCCGCACCGCGCTCGGCGCCGGCATCTCCCGCACGATCGTCGTCGGCCGCAACGTGCTGCGCAACGCCCTGATCACCCCCGTCACCGTCCTCGGCCTGCGCGTCGGGTACCTGCTCGGCGGCGCCGTCGTGATCGAGGTCATCTTCGCGATTCCCGGCATGGGCACGCTCATCCTCAACGGCGTGACCAACAACGAGCCCAACCTCGTGCAGGGCGTCACGCTGGCCGTGGCACTGGCCTTCGTCGTGATCAACGTCATCGTCGATCTCCTGTACGTGCTGATCAATCCCCGAATCCGGGCGGTGTGA
- a CDS encoding ABC transporter permease, with product MSTLTAVSPPRPAYASALRGAFALSRRRVVVWVSLGVWVFCIAVFAYLVSYLSTAGAEWYTPEQQRTVVDAMLPAGTSFYALASLPLYGAPQFAILGAILGSSDHSRGTIRTLVSRFPRRTSFIGARLTNLAIVGVLVAIVTLLSSVLCSLGIAAVAGRSSPFPPLPDLATTAAAIWLVAATFLFIGFAVGTLTRSVIAAAAISVGWVLGIESLLVGMLAPVVSALASIQGVLPVGATSSLAAGFVPAGQQTVPALTAATSPGVAVVVLLVWTTIAGATSFALLRRRDLT from the coding sequence ATGAGCACTCTGACGGCCGTGTCACCGCCGCGACCCGCCTACGCCAGTGCGCTCCGCGGCGCGTTCGCGCTGTCCCGCCGCCGCGTCGTGGTGTGGGTGTCACTGGGGGTGTGGGTGTTCTGCATCGCCGTGTTCGCGTACCTGGTCAGCTACCTCTCCACGGCGGGCGCGGAGTGGTACACGCCTGAGCAGCAGCGCACGGTCGTCGACGCGATGCTTCCCGCCGGCACGTCGTTCTACGCGCTGGCCTCCCTGCCCCTCTACGGGGCGCCGCAGTTCGCGATCCTCGGCGCGATCCTCGGATCTTCGGATCACTCGCGCGGCACGATCCGCACGCTCGTCTCGCGCTTCCCGCGCCGCACGTCGTTCATCGGCGCCCGGCTCACCAATCTCGCGATCGTCGGCGTCCTCGTCGCGATCGTCACTTTGCTCTCGAGCGTGCTGTGCAGTCTGGGCATCGCCGCCGTCGCCGGGCGCAGCAGCCCGTTTCCGCCGCTGCCCGACCTGGCCACCACGGCGGCCGCCATCTGGCTGGTGGCGGCCACGTTCCTGTTCATCGGGTTCGCCGTCGGCACGCTCACCCGCAGCGTGATCGCGGCGGCGGCGATCTCGGTGGGCTGGGTGCTCGGCATCGAGTCCCTGCTGGTCGGCATGCTCGCACCGGTCGTGTCGGCACTGGCGTCCATCCAGGGCGTGCTCCCCGTCGGGGCGACCTCGTCGCTGGCTGCCGGATTCGTCCCGGCCGGTCAGCAGACGGTGCCGGCGCTGACCGCAGCGACGTCGCCCGGTGTCGCCGTCGTGGTGCTGCTGGTCTGGACCACGATCGCCGGCGCCACGAGCTTCGCCCTGCTGCGCCGCCGCGATCTGACCTGA